From a region of the Arachis ipaensis cultivar K30076 chromosome B09, Araip1.1, whole genome shotgun sequence genome:
- the LOC107619398 gene encoding uncharacterized protein LOC107619398 isoform X1, whose amino-acid sequence MMVSAAGTATPTTFSPNCFLRSHHHHHHHHHHHVSYSSFFNFNCVVLPPSSNPNYILRASSSEGLPVEIVEDSKFVPLNAEDPRYGPPALLLLGFDEDEALKIQQLLKELDGEFLKIIYCTEDMITRSLWEAMHTTQNSLEGVKIAKSLPRICFLSGLTGEEMMMFIDAFPETGLKSTAFAALVPNSANKPLQELIDEIMGDHEMLTGEQL is encoded by the exons ATGATGGTATCTGCAGCAGGAACAGCAACACCAACAACATTCTCTCCCAATTGCTTCTTGCgctctcatcatcatcatcatcatcatcatcatcatcatgtttCTTATTcctccttcttcaacttcaactgCGTGGTGCTGCCTCCCTCCTCTAACCCCAACTATATACTCAGAGCATCTTCCTCTGAAG GACTTCCTGTTGAGATTGTTGAAGACTCAAAATTCGTTCCTTTGAATGCTGAGGATCCTAGATATGGTCCACCT GCATTGCTGTTGTTGGGCTTTGATGAAGATGAGGCTTTGAAG ATTCAACAGCTTTTGAAAGAATTGGATGGTGAATTCCTGAAG ATAATCTATTGTACTGAAGACATGATTACTCGTTCACTTTGGGAGGCAATGCATACAACACAAAACAGTTTGGAAGGGGTTAAG ATTGCAAAGTCGCTTCCTCGGATATGCTTCTTATCCGGTTTAACTGGAGAGGAGATGATGATGTTTATTGATGCTTTCCCAGAAACTG GACTAAAGTCAACTGCGTTTGCGGCTCTTGTTCCGAACAGTGCCAATAAACCACTGCAGGAGTTGATAGATGAAATTATGGGAGACCATGAGATGTTG ACTGGAGAACAACTGTGA
- the LOC107619398 gene encoding uncharacterized protein LOC107619398 isoform X2, translating to MMVSAAGTATPTTFSPNCFLRSHHHHHHHHHHHVSYSSFFNFNCVVLPPSSNPNYILRASSSEGLPVEIVEDSKFVPLNAEDPRYGPPALLLLGFDEDEALKIQQLLKELDGEFLKIIYCTEDMITRSLWEAMHTTQNSLEGVKIAKSLPRICFLSGLTGEEMMMFIDAFPETGVDR from the exons ATGATGGTATCTGCAGCAGGAACAGCAACACCAACAACATTCTCTCCCAATTGCTTCTTGCgctctcatcatcatcatcatcatcatcatcatcatcatgtttCTTATTcctccttcttcaacttcaactgCGTGGTGCTGCCTCCCTCCTCTAACCCCAACTATATACTCAGAGCATCTTCCTCTGAAG GACTTCCTGTTGAGATTGTTGAAGACTCAAAATTCGTTCCTTTGAATGCTGAGGATCCTAGATATGGTCCACCT GCATTGCTGTTGTTGGGCTTTGATGAAGATGAGGCTTTGAAG ATTCAACAGCTTTTGAAAGAATTGGATGGTGAATTCCTGAAG ATAATCTATTGTACTGAAGACATGATTACTCGTTCACTTTGGGAGGCAATGCATACAACACAAAACAGTTTGGAAGGGGTTAAG ATTGCAAAGTCGCTTCCTCGGATATGCTTCTTATCCGGTTTAACTGGAGAGGAGATGATGATGTTTATTGATGCTTTCCCAGAAACTG GAGTTGATAGATGA
- the LOC107619398 gene encoding uncharacterized protein LOC107619398 isoform X3, whose protein sequence is MELELLRLLIGLPVEIVEDSKFVPLNAEDPRYGPPALLLLGFDEDEALKIQQLLKELDGEFLKIIYCTEDMITRSLWEAMHTTQNSLEGVKIAKSLPRICFLSGLTGEEMMMFIDAFPETGLKSTAFAALVPNSANKPLQELIDEIMGDHEMLTGEQL, encoded by the exons ATGGAGTTGGAGCTGTTGAGATTACTTATCG GACTTCCTGTTGAGATTGTTGAAGACTCAAAATTCGTTCCTTTGAATGCTGAGGATCCTAGATATGGTCCACCT GCATTGCTGTTGTTGGGCTTTGATGAAGATGAGGCTTTGAAG ATTCAACAGCTTTTGAAAGAATTGGATGGTGAATTCCTGAAG ATAATCTATTGTACTGAAGACATGATTACTCGTTCACTTTGGGAGGCAATGCATACAACACAAAACAGTTTGGAAGGGGTTAAG ATTGCAAAGTCGCTTCCTCGGATATGCTTCTTATCCGGTTTAACTGGAGAGGAGATGATGATGTTTATTGATGCTTTCCCAGAAACTG GACTAAAGTCAACTGCGTTTGCGGCTCTTGTTCCGAACAGTGCCAATAAACCACTGCAGGAGTTGATAGATGAAATTATGGGAGACCATGAGATGTTG ACTGGAGAACAACTGTGA